TGCAGCGGGCCCGCCAACCTCCCGGTGGAGCTGCGGCTCGACTCGATCACACCGGCCAGCGGGCTGCCCGGCGAAGCCGTGACGCTCGCGGGGCTCTTCACGCCGGGCGTGAGCGTGACCGTGTGCGGCCTGCCCCTCGGCGCCCTCAAGCTGGGCGAGGCGGAACGCGTGGTGGTGGCGCCCGGCATTGGCGGCCGCGGCCCGGCCACCGGCAGCGCCACCGGCACCATCCCGAACGTGCCTGCCGGCGCGACCTGCCCCGTCGAGCTCGTGCGTGACGGGCGGGTAGTGGCGTCGGCCACCGTGACCTTCACCTCCACGGCGGAACCGGCCGGGCCGACCGACCCCGAGGAGCCGACCGACCCGGAGGAGCCCACGGACCCGGAGGAACCGACCGACCCGGAGGAGCCCACGGACCCGGAGGAACCGACCGACCCCGAGGAGCCCGTGGCGGAGGTCTTCGTCATCTCCCCGGCCGGCGAGGAGCTGCTGCTCGGCTCCATCACGCAGTTCGGCGCGCGGAGCGTGGCCGACGAGGCCGACGTGACGACGGCCGTCACCTGGAGCTCGTCGGACGAGGCGGTGGTGACGGTGTCGAACGTCCCCGGTAGCGTGGGCATCGTCTCCGCCGTGGGGGTCGGTGTTGCCACGTTGACGGTGAGCTCGGACCTCGGCACCGGCACGGCCGAGGTGTCGGTGGTGGCGGGCATGGCCGAGGTGACGGGCGTGGTGGTGAGCGACGTGGCGGGCGCGTCCATCGGTCGTTCGAACACCTCCCGCAACGTGGCCGTCGACAAGCGCCTGCGCGTCCACGTCGTGTGGAGCGAGGGCACCAACCTGCGCTACACCCGCTCCACCCCCGGCGGAGCCGAGTTCGGCGCCAGCGTCGTCCTCAGCGCGGGTTTCGAGCCATGGGCCGGCGCGANNNNNNNNNNNNNNNNNNNNNNNNNNNNNNNNNNNNNNNNNNNNNNNNNNNNNNNNNNNNNNNNNNNNNNNNNNNNNNNNNNNNNNNNNNNNNNNNNNNNGTGAGCCTCGTGTACTTCGACGTGCTGGTCGATCCCCGCAACGGCGACGTCTACGTCGTAGGCGACGACCCCACCATCCACCACGCCGTGAGCCACGACGGTGGCGCCACGTTCAGCGACTACACCCGTGTCGACGAGGCCTACGCGGTGTACTACTCCGACTACAGCATCGGTCAGCTCGGCCGGATCGTGGTGGCCGGCGGCGGCATGGACCTGGAGACGAGCGTCTGGAACGTGGACGCCGACGCCTGGTCGCGCGGGCCGGGCGGCCAGCCTGTCGAGAGCGAACGGGCGAGCGCCGCCATCGACGCCGCTGATCACATCCACGTGATCTCCGTCGCGATGGGGGCGGTGACGCTCTCCTCGAGCACGGACTCGGGCGCCACCTACTCGTCGGTGCCGGTCGCGAGCGGGAGCGAGGCCGACATCGCGCCGTCCACCTTCGTCGTGGGGGCGCCGGTCATCTACAACGACGAGGGCGTCATCAGGTACGCCTTCGTGCCTAACCCGCCGGCCCTGGCGCCCCGTTGAGGCGCGGGTAGCACCCAGCGAGGCGCGGGCGCCGGGACGTGATGGTCCCGGCGCCCGCCGCCGTTGTGGGGCGTTGACAGCCTCGCCGCGGCGTGCCTAGAATCTGTATCAGTTCTTGTTACTTGTAACGGAAGGGTGGGCGTGGAAGAGTTCCTCCTGAGCCAGGTGGCCGAGATGTACTACCTGCGCGGCCTCAAGCAAGCCACCATCGCCCGTCACTTCGGGGTCTCGAAGATGCAGGTCTCGCGGCTCCTCCAGAAGGCGCGCGACGTGGGCATCGTGCGGATCGACGTCCGCTACCCCGGCACGCTCCCGCGCGACGAACGCGCCGCCGAGGAACTGTCCCGCAGCTTCGGGCTGCGAGACGC
The sequence above is drawn from the Trueperaceae bacterium genome and encodes:
- a CDS encoding Ig-like domain-containing protein, with the protein product MVSKLLKTLFVPVAILVVAACSGPANLPVELRLDSITPASGLPGEAVTLAGLFTPGVSVTVCGLPLGALKLGEAERVVVAPGIGGRGPATGSATGTIPNVPAGATCPVELVRDGRVVASATVTFTSTAEPAGPTDPEEPTDPEEPTDPEEPTDPEEPTDPEEPTDPEEPVAEVFVISPAGEELLLGSITQFGARSVADEADVTTAVTWSSSDEAVVTVSNVPGSVGIVSAVGVGVATLTVSSDLGTGTAEVSVVAGMAEVTGVVVSDVAGASIGRSNTSRNVAVDKRLRVHVVWSEGTNLRYTRSTPGGAEFGASVVLSAGFEPWAGA